GATACGGCATTCGAAAGCATTGCTTATGAGGATAGGGCGTTCCCCATCGGGGAGGGGCAGACTATTTCCCAGCCTTATACAGTGGCCTACCAGACACAGTTGCTGGAGGTAAAGCCATTTGAAAAGGTACTGGAAATAGGCACCGGTAGTGCTTACCAGGCCTGTGTACTGGCAGAACTGAAGGCGATGGTCTTCACTATTGAGCGTCAGAAACGTCTCTTTGACCAGGTAAAGCTGTTTCCTTTTAAAGCAAAGTATCCTAATCTCCGGTTCTTTTATGGAGATGGGTATGAAGGTCTACCTACCTATGCACCTTTTGACAAGGTACTTGTCACCGCAGCGGCCCCCCAGATCCCGGAGCGCCTGTTGCAGCAAATGAAGATCGGTGGCAAAATGGTGATTCCTGTCGGCGGACAGGAAGTGCAACGTATGTTGCGCATTACCAAGGTAAGTGAGTCAGATTATGAGCAGGAGATGTTTGACAATTTCTCGTTTGTACCGATGCTGGCAGGGAAAAAAGCCTGATGAAGGGGGTTATAACCTTTCGTTTTGTGGCTTTTTGTCCTCAATTTCCGGCGTTTCTTCCAGATCTTCCTGTTTCTTCTTTCTTTTGAATAAGTTTGGATCCATCTTTCCAAAACGGTAACGGATGTTCAACCTGATAAAACGGGTCATCCTCTTACGGCTGTAGTCCTGTATAAAGGCGTCAGTTTCGTAGTGGGAGCTATATTGTTGTGTATTTAATATATCGGAGATATTGAGAGAGATGGCCAGTGCATTGTTCTTCAGCATTTCTTTCCGCACCCCCATGTCAATACCGTTCATTGCCTTGAAGGTACCCTGTGGCTGTACGCGGGGTGACCGGTAGTGTGCGTTCATTTGTATATTAAAACGGCCGGGCAGGCGGCAATTTGAGTTCACATTGATACCCCAGGAGAAATATTCGTTGCTGATGGCGGCGCCGGTCAGTTTGCTGTATTCCAGGTTCAGGTTACTGGATACATTCCAGCCTTTGAGGATGTGAAGGTTGTAGGTAAAGTTAGCTCCCCAGTCTTTGTCAGTCGCCAGGTTCATAGGTTTGGTCGTGGTGATACCGGTAGTGGTATCCAACACACTGATGCGGTCAATGTCGTCATTGGCCTGGGAATAGTATACCCCGGTATTCAGGAAATCTTTTGAACCTGGGTAATATCTTGAGTAGTTCATTTCGAACTTATGGGTCAGGGATGGGCGTAAAGCCGGGTTACCCACGCGGATGTTCTGCGGGTCGGAGTTGTTCACGTAGGGGAGTAGCTGGTCAAAATTCGGCCTGTCTATGCGGGTAGAATAGTTGAAGATCAGGCTTTGGTCCTGGTTATGTGGCAGGTTGTATTTCAGGAATACACTGGGAAATACGTTGAAGAATTTATTATTCACAGAAGTATCCTTGGTGTATGAGTAGCCATTGAGATAAGCCTGTTCTACGCGGGTGCCGACCATGTAACCGAGGTTGCCGATGGCGTTGGATACATTGACGTAGGCACCGTAAATGTCTTCCTTATAATAATAGGTATTGGAAAGCAGGCTGCTGGTCTGGTATTCCATAGAGTCCCAGTTGTAGACCTGTGCGTTATAGTCGTTGTTGTTATTCCGTAGCGTGACTTTACCTCCTGTTTCGAATTTACCTTTTTTCCCGAATGGGGTGGTATAGTCTGTCTGGATGTTCCAGAACTTATTTTGAGAGCGGCCGGTATTCGCCTGCAGATCGGGATTGGTGGCAGTGTTATACTTTGTGAAGTAGTTACTGTTGCTATTGCCTTTGTTGTTGCTATAGCTCACGTAGGCAGTCCACTCTTCGTTCTGCCTGCTGGTAGTGTGGCGAAAATTGAATGCAGTGTTATTGTTGGGATTTTTATTCCTGCTGGTATTATGTCTTTCACCTGATTTGACGGGGTCTTTGACCTGGTTGAGGTAATCGAGCAAAATGTTGTCTTCGCTATTACCGCCGCTACTGCTAAAGCCTTCGGAGAGGGTGAAAGTATTATACTCACCGAGGTAATAGTCGAGTCCAATACGGCCGCCGTTTTGGTGACTGGTGTTCTTATTATGGCTATCCTGTGTAAAGAACCAGGAGCCGGAAGTATCGGCGATCAGGTTCTGGCGGTAGCTATATCCGGAGCCGGTGGTCGATTCATAGCGGCCATTGTAGTTACCAAAGAAGTTGAATTTCTTCAATCTTAAGCTGGCGTTTGCCGTTCCGTTAACTTGTCCTCTTGTCGCTATGCCGGCGTTGAACATGACATTGTAGCCGATAGCTTTATCTTTTTTCAGCACGATATTGATGATACCGCCACCGCCATTGGCGTCGAATTTGGCAGAGGGGTTGTTGATTACTTCAACTCTGTCGATCGTCTCTGCGGGAATCATTTGCAGGGCCGTTTTAGCATCTCCAAAGGGGGAGGGTTTGCCGTCTACATAGATGGTGACGCTTTTGCCACGGAGGGTAACGTTATCGTCTATATCCACGTCCACGCTGGGAATGTTTTTTAGAATATCAGTGCCTGTACCTCCTTCGGCGGTTACGAAAGCGCCGGCGTCGAATACCTGTCTGTCGATCTGCATAGAGAATGCGGGTTTTTCGGATTTGATTTCGACGGTAGCGAGGACTTTGCCGGTGGGGGTGAGCTTTAGGGTGCCCAACGGTTTATTGGTCGTAATGTTTTTATAGAGGTGGTCGTAACCCATGAAGGAGATACGGAGTATGTAGTGGCCGGTTTGCAGCGAATTGAAGCTGAAAGTTCCATCTGGTTGGGTGTACATACCTGTGAGCACGGAAGAATCTTTTTCCTGTAGGATGACTACGGAAGCATATTCAACGGGCTTACCGGTGTTGGCGTCTATAGCTTTGCCGGTCAGCTTGTTAGTGGTTTGGGCTACTACAGAAACATAACAGGTGGCCAGGACCGCTGTTATTATTAACAGGGAATACCGCATGGAAAGAAAGTTGAGACCGTAACAAATATATTAGTAGTGGGGGGGAATAGGGAATGGAAAATGATGAAAGGTGAGGATTAGGTGTGTGAGGGAAAAAAAGTTCTAAAAATATTTGGAAGTAGAGAATTGTTTTACTTATCTTTGCAATCCCAATTCAAACGGTGGTTGTAGCTCAGTTGGTTAGAGCACTAGATTGTGGTTCTAGGGGTCGTGGGTTCGAACCCCATCATCCACCCACCTTTTTGAAAAAAGGACTTCTGAATAAGAGGTCCTTTTTTTTGTTTGTGACAATCCTTTTTTATGAAATATTCCTGCCTTTTTCTCCAACGCCCACGTATTTAAGCATAGCTAAGCTATTTGACTGTTGCTCTATTATTACCTGACTTTTCTTGACCTCAATTAATTTTTGGTTAATGGGAACAATAATTAATGTATATGCCGTGTCACAGGGTGGTAGATGTTTACCAGGCATTAGTGAAGTTGTATTGACAAAAAGGAGAAAATGTGAGAATAAGAGCAAGAAAGAAATTTCCCCTGATTTTTTAAACACTGTTGTCAGTACTGACAAATTTGCCGTCATTAAACTGCCAGTATAATAATATAGATCCCGGTATTTACCAGGTAGGTGGCAGGTAGTCGTCAGTCGGAATAAAGTGGGGAGGTTGATTTTTAACTACAACCTTCGGGTCGGAGATTGATGGAGAAGTACCACAAATTTTGTGTATCAATTATCTGTCAATAATAGTGGTAGAATGCGTTAAAATCAGTGAATTATTGACACTGCGGAATGAAAAAACTCTGTAAAATCCAGGGTGTGTTTCGCTGGTCAATTGTACGGTGCCGACCAGATTCCTAAATATCTGTCGTATTTCTATTTGTTGGTTTGAGCGTAACTGGTTAACTGAGGTAACAGGATTAACGGTAAAATGGATATGTTCATTATTAGGAATTTGGTAAGGGAAAAGAAATCAAAATAGCCAGCAGCAATTCCTCTCTTTTACTATTTGTAGGAAAAATACAACAACCCTCCTTGGGAAAAATAATTTGATATTTTTATAATTTTTATTTTTTACTTTTATAAATTGGAATAGAATTGCTTACTGTCAGCAGTAATGATTATACCTGAAATATGCCAACGTTAAAATGAAAATCTATATTTGACAACCAATCATCATAAAATATAATAATCATAACAGATATGGCTATCATTTGCATCGCCCGGCATTGCAAGTGGTTCACATCATAGAGGGTGAAAGGGGGAGAGTTTAATTTACGGATTCCAGGAAATGAAAAAGCTAAAGAAGTTAAGACATCATAATCTGAGCATGGGCACGCCATGCTGAAATGTATCCTTTCAAAAGAATTTTATAACGTTATCATATGAGAAACGAAAGCCACAGCAGGGCTTTTAATTTAGATTGTCTAATACAAAATGGATATATCCAAGGGTAAATATTACCTGGTAGATTCCGCTTGGAAGCGGTTTCAGGAGGGAGAGTATATCGCTTTGGGCGAAATTTTCCGTAAGCTTTACGGAGAGCTTTTCTATTATGGGGTGAAACTTATACCCATGGAAGAAGTTGTGCGTGATACTATCCAGGACATTTTCGTAGATATCTGGTCGAGAAAGGAAAAACTCATCAAAGTCAATAATATCAGGGCATACTTGTTTGTATCACTTCGGCATGAGCTACTGCAGCATATAAAAAAGCTAAAAGTTGAAGACCGGGCTGAATTAATGGGTGTTGAGCCGTTTGATTTTTCAATGGAAGATTTTATAATGCAGAAAGAAAATGATTCCAGCAAAAGGCTGCTGCTGGGTCAGAGCCTTCAAAAACTAACTGACAGGCAGCGGGAAGTCATCTTATTAAGATTTAACCGGGAAATGGAATTTGAGGATATTGCACAGATCATGCGCATGAACCTACAGTCTGTTCGCAATTTGCTCTTTCGGGCACTCCAGAAGATCCGGAGCAATATGACCACCCAGAAATGTTAACCACAGAATTATTATAACCCACAAATATCCCTCTCTTAATTTTTAAATTTTTTTTTCACTGAAGTGAGTATAAAATGATTTCTCCTACTCTTTGTTATAAACAGATTAGGACATGGATTTTTTCAATCAGGAATTATTTCAGCAATTAATTGCCGATCTACGCTTTATACAATGGGCAAGAGGTAGGGTGGTAGAAGATGAAAACTACTGGAATAATTGGAAAATATACCATCCGGAGGATGCCGGCACTTTTGATGAGGCATTGGCCATGGTCCAGGATCTTACGATGCGGGAACCGGAGATAAGCGACGAAGAAATCCGCTATCTATGGAGCCAGGTTGATAACCGCATTAAGGAAAAGGAAAATCTGACACAAAGAAGAAGCTTCTTTATCTGGATGAAGGCTGCTGCCGCATGTTTAATATTAGGCTTACTGAGTTATACAGTGTGGTTGACTATTGATAATAGCCGGATCAAATCTGCCTATGCACACATTTCAGATCATTTGAATAATCAGATGGTGTCTGTACAGGCCCCCATGGGAACAAGAGCGGAGGTTGATCTGCCGGATGGGAGTAAAGTATGGCTGAATGCAGGTTCGCGGCTAAGCTACCCGGCATTATTCCAGAATAACGAACGAAGAGTGCATTTAGACGGAGAAGGATTCTTTAAAGTCCAGAAAGGTAAGGTTCCTTTTATAGTAGAAAATGCCGGCCCGGAAGTAAAAGTGTATGGTACCTCTTTTAATGTAAATGCATATGTTAATGAAAACCTGGTCACAGTTGCATTAATAGAAGGAAAAGTATCTCTAAAAACAGATGAAGGGGAACAGTTTTTGAAGCCGGACCAGGTTTCATACTTCGATAAAACGAAGAAAACCCTTGCCATTAAAGACGAGCAACCCGATCGTTTCGTTTGCTGGCGGGATGGGAAATTTATATTCAGAAATACACCTATTGATGCGATCCTTAGAATACTGCAAAGAGAGTACAACGTATCTATTGATATGAAAGACCCATCGCTGGGCAGCTATCGCTATAATGCCACTTTCCAGTATGAAAATCTGGAGCAGATCCTGCAGTTACTGGAATTTTCTGCTCCTATAAAATGTGAATATATAAAAGGGCGATTTATGGAAAACGGATCTTATGTAACAGGACAAGTCCACATATACCTGAATAAGCAAAGGAATCTTAAACTCTAAAAAACAACTGCGTATGTAAAAAAACGAAATGCAGGTAATGCGCTAACATTGCCTGCACTTACACGAATTGAAACTTAATTGATTGTAAAAAATTACCTACTTCAAAAGTATGAAAAAAATTGATAGGATCAGTAAATCCGAAAGGGTTTGTTATGCTAAGATGTTACGTCTTATAAAGCCAACTGTCTTTTTGTTATTGCTCTTTGGCCTTGAGCTAACGGCCGTATCTGGTTTCTCGCAGGCAACACGATTGACCCTGAATGTTAAAAATGCCGCATTAGAAGACGTATTAACACTGATTGAAAAACAGAGTAGCTACGTTTTCATGTATAACAGGCAGATAATAGACGTTACGAAAAAGACCGAAATCAAAGTTGAGAATGCTTCCATTAAAGATGTGCTGGACCTGCTTTTTGCTAAAGTGAACATCAGTTATCGCATTATTAACAAGCAAATAGTGCTCTCCCCAGAATATAATAATGGACCTGAACCCGGCAAAAAAATAGCGGGCAGGGTAACAGATGCCCATGGAAATCCTATAATTGGCGTGTCTGTGTCTGTCAAGGGAACTGCAAAAGGTGTTGTTACTGATCCGACAGGAAATTATGCTTTATCAAACGTTCCTGACAATGCTGTACTGGTGTTTTCGTATGTAGGCATGCAAAAACAGGAACTTCCTGTAACCGACAGAGCAAAAGTGGATGCAGTTATGAAAGATGGATCCGTTGGCATGAATGAGGTAGTAGTAACTGCGCTCGGTATTAAGAAGGAATCCAAATCACTTTCTTATAATGTACAGCAGTTGACCGGTGCGGATGCATTTAAAGTAAACGATGCCAATTTCGTCAATAACCTGAATGGTAAAGTTGCAGGCGTCACCATTAACAGCTCCTCAGCTGGCGTAGGTGGTTCTTCCCGTGTGGTTATGCGCGGACTGAAATCCATCAACGGTAATAATAACGCCTTGTATGTGATTGATGGCATACCTATGATGAACCTTGCCAGCCAACAGCCTTCCGGTGTATTTGAAGGAGCCGGACAAACCGGGGATGGTGTTTCAAATTTAAACCCGGATGATATTGAGAGCATTTCCGTATTAGCCGGTCCGGCGGCAGCTGCCTTATATGGTAGTTCTGCAGCAAATGGTGTGGTGCTGGTCACAACAAAAAAGGGACAGAAGAAGAAAACGTCTCTTGATCTGACTAATAGCACTACTTATTCCTCACCGCTCATATTACCCCATTTTCAGAATACCTACGGGCCGTCTGAACAGGGTAGTTATAACAGCTGGGGAGACAAGCTCACAACTCCCTCTTCTTATAAACCTAAGGATTTTTTCCAGACAGGTATAAATTTTTCCAATTCAGTGAGTCTTTCTACGGGTTCGGATAAAAATCAGACTTACCTGTCAGCAGGTAATGTGAATGCAACGGGTATTGTTCATAACAATGATTACACGCGCTATAATTTCTCTGTGCGGAATACTTCTACTTTCCTGGATGATAAACTGACGCTGGATCTTGGATTCATGAACAGTATCGTCAAAGAGCAGAACATGATATCTCAGGGGCAGTATTTTAATCCACTGGTAGAAGCGTATCTTTTTCCTCCGGGAGATGATTTCTCCAAAGTCCAGGTGTTTGAACGTTATGATGCATCCCGCAATTTTAAGGTGCAGTTCTGGCCTTACGGGGATGAGGGTTTATCCATGCAAAATCCTTACTGGATCACAGAGCGGGATAACTTCATCAATCATAAGGATCGTTACATGACTAACGCTTCCCTGAACTACAAACTGGCGGACTGGATCAATCTTTCCGGTCGTGCCAAAATGGATAAGAGCAGTGACCGTTATGAGAAAAAGTTTGCTGCTTCTACGAATACGCTCTTTGCTTCAGATAACGGCTATTATTCACTGAATGAACAAGCCACCCGGCAGATCTACGGAGAATTTCTGGTGAATATTAATAAATATTTCCATCATCAGATGTTTGGGCTTACAGCGAACGTTGGTGCGAATATCGAAGATGTTCAGTTTGATCAGGATCTGTATGGTGGCAAATTGCAGGGAGTTCCGAATTTATTTACATATTCCAATGTAAATGTTTCTACTTCTGAAGCATCACAAACCGGGTATCACAAACAGAAGCAATCTATATTCGCCAGCACACAGTTAGGGTACAAAGGGATGGTCTATCTGGATCTTACCAGCCGTAATGACTGGTCGTCTACACTGGCCAATTCAAGCATTAAATCATTCTTTTACCCGTCAGTAGGTTTGTCTGGTATTCTTACCGATATTTTGGGAATCGGGTCTGATCTGATGCCATACTGGAAAGTAAGGATGTCTTATTCAGAAGTAGGTAATGAACCGAATGTTTTCCTGACTATCCCAACCTATATCGTTACCAGCGGTTATCCGCAGACCCAGACCCGTATGCCCAATACGAATCTGCAACCTGAACGGACCAAATCATGGGAAGCCGGTATGAACTTCTCCTTCTTCAAAAACAAGTTAAAGTTGGACGCAACTGTCTATAAATCCAATACCTATAACCAGTTCTTTGAGCCAACGCTGTCAGCTTCTTCCGGTTATACAAGTGTAATTGTCAATGCCGGCCGTGTTGAGAATAAGGGTATAGAAGTTTCAGCCAGGTTAAATGAAAAAATAGGTAGTGTGGGTTGGAATTCTTACGTCACCTATTCACTAAACCGGAATAAAATTGTGCGCCTGCTTGATGGCTGGGAGAACCCCAAAACAGGAGAGGTGATTTCATTGACTGAATTTGATATGGGGGGAACAGGCAGTTATAAGATGATGCTGAAAGAAGGAGGCTCAATGGGAGACATTTACGTCAATACACTGAGAACAGACGAACATGGCGCGATTTACGTTGATCCCACATCACAGACAGTTGTAGCGGCGTCTAATACATTTATTTACGCCGGGAACGCGAGTCCAAAATACAACCTCAGCTGGGGCAACCAATTTAACTGGAAAGGCATTTCTCTGAATGTCCTCTTCTCAGCCAGGGTTGGTGGCATTGTGGTATCTAATACCCAGGCCATACTGGATGCATTTGGCGTATCAAAAGCATCTGCAGGTGCGCGAGATGCTGGCGGAGCATTGGTAAATGGAAAGCGTATCCCTGCAAAGGATTATTATACCACCATTGGAAACGTAACAGGAGGAATTGGCTCTATGTACACCTATAGTGCCACCAACGTACGGTTAAGTGAACTCACCGTAGGATATGACCTGCCACTGAGAAAATGGAAATCCTGGGTCAATGGAGCGAATCTCTCTCTGGTAGGTCGTAACTTATTCTTCCTTTACAACAAGGCGCCTTACGACCCGGAAGTAACAGCTAATACTGGTACCTATTACCAGGGCGTAGATTACTTTATGCTGCCAAGCCTCCGTAGTATTGGTTTTTCCTTAAAAGTTCATTTTTAACACTTTTAATTCAATGGTAGCTATGATAAAACATAAGACCTTTCTCCGAAACAGCATCATACCTGTAGCAGGAGCTTTGCTGATCATGCTAAATTCCTGCACGAAATCTTTTGAAGATTATAACACCAATCAGCATGAAGCGACAGAGGATATGCTCTCTTACGATAATTTAAAAACAGGCGCATTCTTTACGCAGATGGAAAGGAATGTAGTGATCTTTGACGACGGTAAGAATCTGAGCAGTGACTACCAAGTTGGCCAGGGGCTTACCTCGGATATTTACGCCGGTTATTACGCGCCTACCGGTACCTGGTATAACGGCATCCATAATGGATCCTACTATTTCATTACTGGCTGGATTGAAAAAACATTTACTGCTGGTTTTTCGGGTATTATGCCTGCCTGGCAATCCATCGTGACAGCGGCGGATGCAGATGGTCTTGAGGAAGTGTCAGCACTTGCCACCATCGTGAAAGTGGAGGGTATGCATCGCGTAGCAGATGCTTATGGTCCTATTCCTTATCTTAATTACGGAAGTGGTTCACTGCAGAATGATTATAATTCACTGGAAGATGTATATACAAAGTTTCTGACTGAGTTAGATTCTTCTATCACAGTGCTGACAAACTATGCAAACGGTAATCCAGGCGCCACCATTTTTAAAAGATATGATTATATCTATAGCGGTAATGTTACAAAGTGGATCAAATTTGCCAATACACTCCGCCTGCGCCTGGCTATGCGTATTGTATATGTTAATCCTGCACTCGCCAAAACAGAAGCTGAGAAATCAGTGAATCACCAGATGGGGCTTATTTCTGAAGTAACTGACCGCGCAGCATTGCAGCATACATCCAATTTAACATACCATCATCCGCTTTACGATATCGCCTATAATTTTAATGCGGGTGAAGCGCGCATGAGCGCATCAATGGATGCTTATCTGAATGGGTATAAAGACCCCCGTTTATCAGCCTATTTTGTTCCTGCGGTTACAGACGGTAAATATCATGGCGTGCGGCTTGGCATACAGACTTCAGTTTGGTCTAAGTATGTAGGCAATGATATTTCCAACCTGAACGTAGATCAAAGTACGAGTATTGTGTGGATGACGGCTGCAGAATCCTGGTTTTTACGCGCGGAAGGGGCACTTTGGGGCTGGAATATGGGAGGATCTGCACAGTCTCTTTATGAACAGGGTATTGAGACCTCTTTTGCGGAAAACAACGCTGGCAGTGCGACAAATTATATCGCAGATGCAACAAGCACGCCAGCTGCCTTTACTGACAATGCCGCCGGCTCAGATTTCAGTACCGCTGCACCAGGTACTATAACGATTGCCTGGAATAGCAGTGCCAGCTTTGAAACAAACCAGGAACGGATCATCACTCAGAAATGGATAGCTATGTATCCGGACGGCCCTGAAGCATGGGCTGAATTTAGGAGAACAGGCTACCCAAGGCTGCTCCCGGTTGTAACTAATAATAGTGGTAGTACCATTAATACGGATAAACAAGTGCGCCGTATTCGTTATCCACAATCAGAATATACGAACAATGCCGTAGGCGTTATTACAGGTGTTAATTTACTGGGCGGTCAGGATAATGGCGGTTCCAAACTCTGGTGGGATAAAAAATAATGAATGTATTACAATCAATGGCTAAAATTCGTCGAAATGAATATAAAAATATTAGGGATAAGATTTTTCCTTTTTTTAATACCCCTGTCAGTGTTTTTTTCATCCTGCAAAACAGATCCGGAAGCCCTGGTTGTTCAGGATCTGACTACGTATAATGCACAGTATTATAAGAACCTGAGAGAATATAAGAAGTCAAATCATACTATATTTTTTGGCTGGTATGCGGCCTATGCGCCGGTAGAAGGCGTTTCCGGTTATAAAGATCCGGCATCCTGGGGAGAACGGATTGCTGGTATTCCAGACAGTATCGACATTGTGTCTTTATGGATGGGGATTCCCGGAAATGATCCCGCTAATGATGACTATGCGCCCATAGCTTATAAGGATATGTGGGATGCTAAGAATAATAAGGGAACCCGTTTTGTAGCGCCTACCATTGTCAGGATGAATAGTGTGATCACACTGAAAGATGGAACTAAATATGATCTGAGCGCCAATCATACGGATGACGGAATTAATGTTTTTGCACAATATCTGGTTGACCAGGTACTGGATGCCAAAATAGATGGGGTAGATCTGGACTATGAACCCGAAGGTGACTGGTTGCAAGGTGATAATTTTACAAAGTTTGTTCAGTATATCGGTCAATACTTTGGACCGCTGGGAAAGTATCCTGACAAATTACTTTGCGTGGACTTTTACAATCAGGCGCCGCCTAAAGAAACAGATCCTTATGTGAATTATTACGTGAGGCAATCTTATTCTGCTGGTTCCGCCGCTACGCTGCAGAGCCAGTTTAATACGATCAACTGGACTTCACCTTCAAAATTTATAGTGACAGAAACATTTGGAGAGAATTACGCGAATGGAGGGGTTCCCTTTACCGAAGTGGATGGGAATACCTTTACCAAAGAAGGCACCCAAATGTATTCTCTTGAAGGAATGGCTCGCTGGAACCCTACACAGGGAGCTAAAGGAGGTTTTGGGGCTTTTTACTTTGACAGGGATTATTATTCAAGCACCGGCATTACTTACTATAATGTAAGGCGTTGCATTCAGATAACCAATCCGGCTATCAGATAATGTACGGTTTAATCACTTTAAAGTATTGATGAAATGAGCATACAAAAATATATAAAGCTAATTATTCCCATATTGGGAAGCATATTCCTCCTGTGCGGATGCACGCCTGATCACTTTGATTATAACAAAGAAGTTATCCTGGTTACCGGAACGGAAAGTAATCCACTTGTGAAGTTTACCGTGGAAGATACACCTGCCTCTTATGTAGTAACTGCATCAGCAACAGGAAAAGTGACGAAAGATGTGACTGTCAATTTTGAAATAGATACAGCGCTGGTAAGTACCTATAATA
This Chitinophaga sancti DNA region includes the following protein-coding sequences:
- a CDS encoding RNA polymerase sigma factor produces the protein MDISKGKYYLVDSAWKRFQEGEYIALGEIFRKLYGELFYYGVKLIPMEEVVRDTIQDIFVDIWSRKEKLIKVNNIRAYLFVSLRHELLQHIKKLKVEDRAELMGVEPFDFSMEDFIMQKENDSSKRLLLGQSLQKLTDRQREVILLRFNREMEFEDIAQIMRMNLQSVRNLLFRALQKIRSNMTTQKC
- a CDS encoding protein-L-isoaspartate(D-aspartate) O-methyltransferase — encoded protein: MRRYEDSYKQKGLRKQLVDTILQKGITDQSVLAAINNIPRHYFLDTAFESIAYEDRAFPIGEGQTISQPYTVAYQTQLLEVKPFEKVLEIGTGSAYQACVLAELKAMVFTIERQKRLFDQVKLFPFKAKYPNLRFFYGDGYEGLPTYAPFDKVLVTAAAPQIPERLLQQMKIGGKMVIPVGGQEVQRMLRITKVSESDYEQEMFDNFSFVPMLAGKKA
- a CDS encoding outer membrane beta-barrel protein; protein product: MRYSLLIITAVLATCYVSVVAQTTNKLTGKAIDANTGKPVEYASVVILQEKDSSVLTGMYTQPDGTFSFNSLQTGHYILRISFMGYDHLYKNITTNKPLGTLKLTPTGKVLATVEIKSEKPAFSMQIDRQVFDAGAFVTAEGGTGTDILKNIPSVDVDIDDNVTLRGKSVTIYVDGKPSPFGDAKTALQMIPAETIDRVEVINNPSAKFDANGGGGIINIVLKKDKAIGYNVMFNAGIATRGQVNGTANASLRLKKFNFFGNYNGRYESTTGSGYSYRQNLIADTSGSWFFTQDSHNKNTSHQNGGRIGLDYYLGEYNTFTLSEGFSSSGGNSEDNILLDYLNQVKDPVKSGERHNTSRNKNPNNNTAFNFRHTTSRQNEEWTAYVSYSNNKGNSNSNYFTKYNTATNPDLQANTGRSQNKFWNIQTDYTTPFGKKGKFETGGKVTLRNNNNDYNAQVYNWDSMEYQTSSLLSNTYYYKEDIYGAYVNVSNAIGNLGYMVGTRVEQAYLNGYSYTKDTSVNNKFFNVFPSVFLKYNLPHNQDQSLIFNYSTRIDRPNFDQLLPYVNNSDPQNIRVGNPALRPSLTHKFEMNYSRYYPGSKDFLNTGVYYSQANDDIDRISVLDTTTGITTTKPMNLATDKDWGANFTYNLHILKGWNVSSNLNLEYSKLTGAAISNEYFSWGINVNSNCRLPGRFNIQMNAHYRSPRVQPQGTFKAMNGIDMGVRKEMLKNNALAISLNISDILNTQQYSSHYETDAFIQDYSRKRMTRFIRLNIRYRFGKMDPNLFKRKKKQEDLEETPEIEDKKPQNERL
- a CDS encoding FecR family protein encodes the protein MDFFNQELFQQLIADLRFIQWARGRVVEDENYWNNWKIYHPEDAGTFDEALAMVQDLTMREPEISDEEIRYLWSQVDNRIKEKENLTQRRSFFIWMKAAAACLILGLLSYTVWLTIDNSRIKSAYAHISDHLNNQMVSVQAPMGTRAEVDLPDGSKVWLNAGSRLSYPALFQNNERRVHLDGEGFFKVQKGKVPFIVENAGPEVKVYGTSFNVNAYVNENLVTVALIEGKVSLKTDEGEQFLKPDQVSYFDKTKKTLAIKDEQPDRFVCWRDGKFIFRNTPIDAILRILQREYNVSIDMKDPSLGSYRYNATFQYENLEQILQLLEFSAPIKCEYIKGRFMENGSYVTGQVHIYLNKQRNLKL
- a CDS encoding SusC/RagA family TonB-linked outer membrane protein, coding for MKKIDRISKSERVCYAKMLRLIKPTVFLLLLFGLELTAVSGFSQATRLTLNVKNAALEDVLTLIEKQSSYVFMYNRQIIDVTKKTEIKVENASIKDVLDLLFAKVNISYRIINKQIVLSPEYNNGPEPGKKIAGRVTDAHGNPIIGVSVSVKGTAKGVVTDPTGNYALSNVPDNAVLVFSYVGMQKQELPVTDRAKVDAVMKDGSVGMNEVVVTALGIKKESKSLSYNVQQLTGADAFKVNDANFVNNLNGKVAGVTINSSSAGVGGSSRVVMRGLKSINGNNNALYVIDGIPMMNLASQQPSGVFEGAGQTGDGVSNLNPDDIESISVLAGPAAAALYGSSAANGVVLVTTKKGQKKKTSLDLTNSTTYSSPLILPHFQNTYGPSEQGSYNSWGDKLTTPSSYKPKDFFQTGINFSNSVSLSTGSDKNQTYLSAGNVNATGIVHNNDYTRYNFSVRNTSTFLDDKLTLDLGFMNSIVKEQNMISQGQYFNPLVEAYLFPPGDDFSKVQVFERYDASRNFKVQFWPYGDEGLSMQNPYWITERDNFINHKDRYMTNASLNYKLADWINLSGRAKMDKSSDRYEKKFAASTNTLFASDNGYYSLNEQATRQIYGEFLVNINKYFHHQMFGLTANVGANIEDVQFDQDLYGGKLQGVPNLFTYSNVNVSTSEASQTGYHKQKQSIFASTQLGYKGMVYLDLTSRNDWSSTLANSSIKSFFYPSVGLSGILTDILGIGSDLMPYWKVRMSYSEVGNEPNVFLTIPTYIVTSGYPQTQTRMPNTNLQPERTKSWEAGMNFSFFKNKLKLDATVYKSNTYNQFFEPTLSASSGYTSVIVNAGRVENKGIEVSARLNEKIGSVGWNSYVTYSLNRNKIVRLLDGWENPKTGEVISLTEFDMGGTGSYKMMLKEGGSMGDIYVNTLRTDEHGAIYVDPTSQTVVAASNTFIYAGNASPKYNLSWGNQFNWKGISLNVLFSARVGGIVVSNTQAILDAFGVSKASAGARDAGGALVNGKRIPAKDYYTTIGNVTGGIGSMYTYSATNVRLSELTVGYDLPLRKWKSWVNGANLSLVGRNLFFLYNKAPYDPEVTANTGTYYQGVDYFMLPSLRSIGFSLKVHF